The following DNA comes from Miscanthus floridulus cultivar M001 chromosome 5, ASM1932011v1, whole genome shotgun sequence.
ctcaactgaccggacgctgaacccccagcgtccggtcgtttccagtaagctcccgagcatgaccggatacgtccggtcgaacgcgatcggacgcagccagcgtccggtcactctccagctactgctacactccacgtcagcgcgaccggacgcagccttccagcgtccggtgcattcagatccagcgtccggtcagttgaccgatgccagcatcttctccattctcttcacccttgctcaagtgtgctaaccacaagaatttgcatccagcgcaatagaaaataggcattctattttcccgaaagcgtcgaatcccgccgagcttgcgagggacccaaacccatctcaaccctgcaaacaccacatcctttgtaaatgtgccaacaccaccaagtgtacaccaccatgtgtatatgtgttagcattttcacaatcatttcccaaaggatgttagccactcaacttgccatgccactcgatcctagcgataatgcaaagttagattactcgagtggcactagatgaccgatatgcaaacaagtttgcccctcttgatagtacgtccatctattctaaacccggtcataaacttctctacacacctatgactggtgaaataaaatgccctaggttatacctttaccttgcgcattccattccatctccttcaatgtcgatgcaacacatgcaccaacacgatcaacaatgatatgatccacttcatatcatcacatgatcatattggttcatcgatcttgactctatttgctcttcaccgttgtcatcgtccatcggcgccaagtcttgcttaagcttcaccgtcacgcggtccatcactccaaagccttcgacttgcccttcacgcttgtaactggtccatcaagccaagtcttgtcttgatcttctccaccttgatcacatgactcaatgccatgtcttatgtgtatttaagctccttcatcatcacatgtgtgagcatttcaacatctccaagctattttcaccttcatggcatatgttgttcacacacatgtacctatggactaatcacttgtgtatctcacataaacacaattagtccacctaggttgtcactcaattaccaaaaccaaacagggACCTTTCACAGTTtatgactcagcgtccggtcagagaccgatgtTGCACGCCCTCTGCTGCTACTAATTGGATGcatcggtccaaccgagaccagcgtccggtcacttacagtacctccgtcttttctgtctagggcgtcggtggTACCGTCGAACTGTCCGTACtttacgggtggacactccatcggtgaagtttctaacccttgctcaaatgtgccaaccaccaagtgtatccccttgtgcatatgtgttagcatattttcacaaatattttctagggtgttagcactccactaaaacataaatacatatgcaatgagttagagtatctagtggcactttgataaccgcattccgatacgagttttatccctcttaatagtacggctatcgaacctaaatgtgatcacactctctaagtatcttgattaccaaaataaaatagcttctactatttatacctttgtcttaagccttttatttttctctttcttcttttcaagtcaaacacttgatcatcaccatggcatcaccatcatcatgtcatgatcttcatttgcttcactacttgaaAGGTGttgcctatctcatgatcacttgataaactagggtagcacttatggtttcatcaatttatcaaaactaaactagaggtTTCAATCAGCCAGTTGGCTACAACTAGAGAGGTCTATTTTCTGTAGAAATTTGATTAAAATAATAATTATTTGAGCGGCAGTACGTGTGCAAAAGGTGGAAACCAATCTCTCCTCTCTAGTGATGGCATGGCCTACAGAAAAAAGACCGCTGCTGCTTGTGATGGCTGGTTTAGTGTACGGATGTAGCAGATGGAGTTGGTCAGTGGTCCTTTGAAGGTAAACAATATCTTctccactgcaactctgtgttttaatcttcagcctgttcgtttggtcgtatttagcttataagccaacgaatagtattttcctctcacactaAACCCACCAATAGTACTTTTAGCcataacttataagccaaataaacCCAAACGAACATGACACTTGTGGATGCTGTGAACTGCAGCTAGCAGTCCATCCATAGCATATTAACTTACACTCCATATCTTGTTTCTTAAGTTTTATTGTACTTGCTTTTGAGAAATGCTTCCTTGACATTCATTACCATTCTCAGATGTTTTACAATCACACAAATATATTCCATGTCCAAGTATGATACATTGATATAGCCTATTTGCATGTTACAACTATAAGACCTTTTGGAATCGCTCTTAATAGTACGTAGAGTATTTGCTTGAAAATTAGAATTTAAGATTTGGGAAACTCAAACATCACGCAATAAGTATAGGATAATGCGCTGCACTAGACTTGCGTTTGTTGACACCAAACCAGCCATCACAAAGCAGAAGCAGTCTTTTTTTAGCCATGCACTGATGCACTCCAGTGATTTGAGAGATGAGAAAAAGGTTGCAGCAGCAGTAGTTTCTTGGTAGCCGATCACAGCGGCAGCGCGGAGGCGACAAGCCACAGTGGCCGCTTGTGCAAAAGCAGCATAGGGCAGCTCGGCGCTATGTATTATGGCGTCGAGGTACCGGTCacgtcaacgccacctaggatTTCGGCCAAACACTTCGACACCAAGATCCGTGgcaccgagacgtgttacctcgacgCCACGAGTCATAGCATCGATCTCAGAGtctaaagatgagtttaagtctcccaGAGAGTCAAACGTAAAATTTCTTCGAAAAATGGTGAAATTGTAAAAAATTAGACACACGGCCACCCTCTCACCAGAAAGGGAGACTTTCTTGCCATTAAAAAAATAACAATCCCCTATGAGCCACTAAAAAAAGTTAGCGGTCTTCAGTTTCATTGctctatcttttttttttgtccttCATACCACTGCCGTCATATTGGCCCTAATGGTGTCAAAATGCAGGTgtaaaaagtcgaaaatacccttaagtctaaatatgtgaTTAATTTTTTTGAGCGTCTTAACGACTTCAAGtagaaaaactcaaaactagaaagttgtagatctcgtcgagatctataattttcatataaaatttttCTTCTTTTAATATCTTaaaaaatatatgatttttctaagatatattaatcatatctttttttgcagtattaaaaaaatattttttatataaaaattatagatcttgatgagatctataactttctatttttgaattttttcatttaaagtcgttaagatgctaaaaaaattaatgatatatttaaactaaAGAATATTTTTGACTTTTTACACGTACAGTTTGAGACCGTGAGCCCAATCCAGCGTGGCAtggagagaagaaaaaggattacGATATTTTATTAATGGTTCACACGCAATTCTCTCCACGAGAAAAAGCAGCACACGGCCACGCCACACAGACCAGCAGCACTGGGCACCAGAGTAGTCGAATTCCTAGGTTCGCCGGAGCCTGGAATGAGGGATGGCCTCCGCCTCGCTCGCGTTGGCGAGTCCTTTCCGGCTTCTCCTCCGCGCTCCTCACCCGCGCAGAGCCATCCCCGTTCCGTGCTACTTCATCTCGCTAGGTAAGCCCGAAGGCCCCATCTCATCTTTCGATTTTGCCTCTCCGCTGACGctttggcccacccgagccaggACGGTGCAGCACCGCCATTGCCGTCTCAGCAGCTAGGGATTCGGCGGTGAAAGGAAGCGTGGACAGGAATTCAGCAGAGGAAGTCAGGAACATTCTGGATATGGTAATTTGTTTTTTCCCCTTTGATTATTGAGAATTCAGGGTCAGTTGGTGGTCATGGAACTGTCTAACTGCTAGCGTTAGTAACCTAGTGATTATTGACTAGTGGCTGTTGGACATAACTGTTAACTGGTTTGTAAGAGTTTGCTTGTGAgcattgtttttttttattaaatgTGTTGGAATCAGGCGCTTCCATTGCAAAACTATTGCCTGTGTTGAGTTATGTTCCAGCTTTAACTCAGAGAACATTGGATTGTATGGAAAACAGGGGCAATGAGAAATCTTTAAAGTCTTGCTTTTCTCTACTGTCCTATGAAACTGTTTATCAATAAGAGTGTCCATCTTGTGCATCCAAACTAAACTTTCAACTACATTCTGTTGGTAGGCTCTGAATGTAGAAAGCTCTTATGTTGTCTTTGTGATAGATAATGAGTGAACGGTTCTGGAGTTGCCAAATGCAATTTTAAATGATGGCCACTACTGAGGGTATCGTATCTGGAAAACATATTGCTGAAGTCTGTAAATGATGACCAAAACAGAACTCCCTAAACTAATATCTGGCTGTCCTTGCGATagctaatactccctccatcccaaattataagatgttttggcttttctagatacattacttttgctatgcatttagacatagcgtatatctagatacatagcaaaagtaatatatctagaaaagccaaaacgtcttataatttgggatggagggagtaggtgAGAGCATTTCTGGAGTCGGCAAATGCATATATAAATTCAGCAACAAGCACTTGATGGAAAAGAGCCGTCTGTATAGATGACGGAGAACATATCATGAACTAAGATCTGGCTGTCCTTCCAAAAGAAAATTGACAAAAGAGAAAAGCCACTACGTGATCGTATTGACTTTGTTAACATGGTTGCATGCATCCACTCCTTCATGTCATTAAAAAAAAGTTATTATTATATTCATATAATCTCAAATAGAAATTTGTATTGAAGGAAACACAGAATGCATGGCTATAACTACATTTTCTTGTTTATTTTAGCATTCCTCAGAAATACATGGTTATTCTTGCTATTCATGGATTCATATTAACATCCTTATGCAGGCAGAAAGGGCTTCCCAACGAAGAGATGTTTTCCACACCAATTTTCTTACTCCACCTATAGTGAAAGAGGCTATGCTGGCAGTTGAAAAGTTAGCAGATATCAAAGCAGTAGCTCAGGGTGGCTACCCTCAGGTCAAATTTGATAACCCAAATGGTAGTTTCTTAATTGCCTCCATTAGCCTATCTAGTTTCTCATTCTTATATTTATCTAGGCTGAGAGGTGCCGAATCTCTGTTGGACACCCGGACTTCATGACAAGTAATCCAGATGTAGTTGCCGCTTTGAGGTTTTCTCAGTTTTACCTTATAAAGCACTGCTATCTTCTATATAAGCTgacattgaggccaacccagcaTCTCAGGGAATTTCCGATTGGAACCCTGTTCTCATGGTGACTTCCTTGGTGCTATTCTCGGGACAGGAATAACAAGGGAGAAAGTTGGAGATATTCTTTTGCAGGTGCACACCCAATCACATGTTTTCTGGTTTTCGAATGATTTGGTCATTTCCTACCTTTTTCCCTTCTCGTCATTTGTGATGTCTATTTCCATTTTTGTTAGGGGGAACGAGGTGCCCAGGTCCTTGTTGATCCAGAACTTGTTGACTATCTGATTTCTACCCTGGAAAAGGTGGATTGTCTTACAAATTGTGCTACTGTTCTGTACTTGTATTTTTTGCCTAGTTCACGTTTTATGAGCTTGATGTGTACTTATCCCTGTTTTTCTGATCAATCTGACAGCCATAAGTCTTGTTCTTATCTACTTAGGATAATTATCTAGAGTAGTTGGTGTCTGTGTCAGCCCTTATCTTTATCCTTAGCATCTACTTTAGCATCTCTAGAATATGTTGTAGCTTTCTTAAGGCTCAAGCAAGCTATcttatatgtatccccaacctatCATAGTTGTGGCATGGCTAATAAATCTGAAATTCAGCCCTAAACCTGTGTTTTGGTTCTAACAAATGGTATCGGAGCCTAAGTTCATCTGGGTTCTACCCGTACCTAAGGCTAGACGAAAAACttgaagctcgttagctcgctcggctcgtggctggctcgactcggctcggctcggctcggctcgttaagataacgagccgagccgagccaagattttagcttgttagttataacgagccaactcgagccagctcgcgagccgctcgcgagctaaacgagccaagcttccaggaaaaaaagtatcatttaagatagttagatgcatgaatactatagtattttattatacttgtatatatattagcgcatattaatttttttatttgatttaagtttgttagattcatttcttttgtattattattattctcaaactttaaataaatgcaaatattatattttgtgtattttttatacctggctcgcgagcttaacgagccagctcgagcttttaacgagccgagccgagctggctttctggctcgttaggataacgagccgagccgagctagctcgttatcttaacgagccagaacgagccgagcccaaacgagccgagctggctcgttatccagcctgaCCCGTACCCCATCCCAATTTGCCGCCATGTCTCTCcactcctcatcctcttcctccaatCGTTCCACCACGTCCAGCATACGTGCTGCAGCGGCTGCAGCAGCCAGGCGCGAGGAGGCGGTGGTTGAGCGTGCAACAGCAGCAGAGCGGGCGGCTCGCATCGCCCAGGCGGAGCTTGCTGCGGCGTGTGTGGCTGAAGCCGCCCACTAGGCAGCAGCGGAGGCGCGAGAGGCTGCAGCAGCGGCAGCTGCGCTCCGTGTGGAGGCGAACGCGGGTGAGCAGGAGGACTACGGCGCCCGGGCGGGCGCATCGGATGCAGGAGAGGCGGCGGCTGCGGCTTTGCGATGTGGAGCGGGAGGAGCAGCACGAGGCGCGGGACCTGGGCGGATGGGACGCTGGCGCGCGGAGCCCTCACAGGTGGCGCGCCTCCCCTTCCCCGGACCGGCGCCGTGGTCGCCGTGGCCGGCCCGGCTCCCCTCCCGTCGTACAGACGGCGGCGGATGGCCCATACTCACCAAGACCAGCTACGCCGAgtggtccatggtgatgaaggtgaagaTGCAGGCGCGGCGCATGTGGGGTGCGGTACGGTATGGCAACTCTGACTTCGACAAGGATCGGCGGGCACTGGAGGCGCTTCTTGCTGCTGTTCTGACGGAGATGCACTCCTCCCTCGCGAACAAGCGGACCGCCACAGACGCCTGGGACGCCATCGCCGCGGCACGCATCGACAGCGACCGCGCTCGTAGGTCCACGCTTCAGAAGCTACgtcaggagtgggagaacctgccGGGTGAGGACGTCGATGACTTCGCTCTCCGCCTCAACACCCTGATGCAGCAGTTGGCGCGTATGGCGACAACGACATcgacgaggagagagctgtcaaGAAGTTCCTCCGCATCGTCCCCAAGTACTCGTAGGTCGCCATCGCGATCGAGATGTTGCTGGACTTCTCCGAGCTGTCGATATAGGAGGTGACGGGTCGCCTCAAGGCCGTCGACAACCGCGAGCAGCTACCTCCCACAGAGCCGGTCACCATCGGTGTCAAGCTTCTCTTCACCGAGGAGCAGTGGCTCGCCCGCCAGCGGGAGCGAAAGAAGGGGGAGGCCTCGGGTTCTTTGGCTTCGGGTTCGTCGAGCAGCCTCAAGGGTCGGCCACGCAAGCGGGATAAggcgtgtcggtgtttcggaccggggggtcctcaaccgactagtgaatttgttctgcgtgctcccgattccggatggtgatgcaaagagacacaaggtttatactggttcaggcaatcggcgctctacgtccagtctgagggatatAACTTGTAtgccttgcaccgaagtgctcgtagtagggggttagaagctaagggagagagggaacttgtcccaggtctcggcagggtgtcgtggggccgtctgagacgttgttctcaagcggctggaaggtgtgcgtgtgtgtgtgttctccGGGCCTTttttctaagtggcccaagtcctctccttttatagttaaagGGGGGACAaagacagtacatgtattactatgcggcgtcgtgccgccagggacggcatgtccaagccctgtggcctgttcctgtggcggcgtggtcgtcggagtggcccatccttggagtactgggacggcgtggtcgtcccatcagatcctgtgcgtcgtgggagccccaggaatgcctcggagtggacgtggcaGCGATCATAAGCCGCTGGggacggactatgcacgaggccgaaacttggtcggggccgaggctggtactgcggtggggggtctcggcaggcgcggaccccaatattgccgaggccctgatgtacagtgccgaggccttggtgtacagcgccgaggccttgagcgggcggctgatcgtggacacagtggccagtaacccccgccatatcttgtcccaggcgctgacggcggctgatcgtggtcacagtgtttggacacagtggccggtaatccccgccatatcctgtcccaggcgctgacggcggctgatcgtggtcacagtgtttggacacagtggccggtaatccccgccgtgccctgtcctggccggtatggtgctgatgcgacttcgggtcgcgtcggtctttctgtgacgttgagccgctgtccggctgagatcactggagtggttgaaagcattaatgggacgtgaccgactgtcgggagggtcggccgaggcggggggcgacggaccgcgggcgagccggcctcgagcgacacggagaatggggcctcgcgcgagacggggatcaggctccttgccgaggcttcgcgcgagaggcctcgcgcgatacggagaacgcgcctcctgccgaggccttctgaggagagtgaaaggatcaagatgcccaagagggggggtgaattgggctaattctaaattttcttgcaataatcaaatcctacggatagcccaattaaccccttgtgcctagaaaaatgtttataccaaactaatgcacaacaacctctcaacctaagttccaaacttactctagcaagcaattcttatggaaatgaaaacaagtattgaaatgctcaaagtaaatgctcaaagtaagtgctcaaagtaaatagagagaaagagaggaacgcggcgatgttttgccgaggtatcggagagtcgtcactccccactagtcctcgttggagcacccgcgcaagggtgtagctcccccttgatccgcgcaaggatcaagtgctctctacgggttgattcttcgacactccgtcgcggcgaatcacctaaaatcgctcacaacttgagttgggtcacccacaagctccgccgtgtgaacaccaaactcccaatcaccaccaagccgtctaggtgatggcgatcaccaagagtaacaagcacgaactctcacttgaccacgcgaagcctaatgagaagatggatgcacactttgctactcttgatttgctagtgaggctactctcttggattctcgaatcacaaacacctcactaggaccttgctcttcttggcactcacaaacgtgtttctcagctgttggaatgagcaaaagatgctccactcacgagtggagcttctatttataagccagcctgaaaaacgaaccgttatgagcttctgcgggatgaccggacgctccggtcgtgataaccggacgctccggtcagttcaacccgcgaaccagcattcaagtgatgaccggacgctgtcagggtccggtcagtaccgaccggacgcgtccggtcgctcttggatgcttactgtaaacgaccggacgctggatactcagggtccggtcacactgaccggacgcgtccggtcacactgaccggacgcgtccggtcactcttttccaagtctggacccttactggagtcgaccggacgctggtcctcagcgtcggtcacatgacctcccagcgtccggtcacaccagacttgatcttctcggtcaaatgaactgaccggaccctgcggccagcgttcggtcgcaccggagccagcgtccggtcagtatttgaccctccatttacttctaacttccgaacatatgtgaatgaagtttgctccgaaggatcttaggcattcataggagctacctagagctagttttaacaagtgtgcaccacacctaactcactagactcaactaggtcaagctacccgttcataccccccttcatagtacggccaaagaaaaaacaaagtcctaaactactctaagtgtctctccaacttcaatcgacacttagaactagttatccttaaccttgtcgtccatcctttgaaaaccgaaacgatttccatcgtaggggcatgacaacctcgattgcccaatcgatctctattaccatgacctaacttaattgtctctgcaaaacacacgttagtcatagtaatcttgtattgacattaatcatcga
Coding sequences within:
- the LOC136452965 gene encoding uncharacterized protein isoform X2, translated to MRDGLRLARVGESFPASPPRSSPAQSHPRSVLLHLASTAIAVSAARDSAVKGSVDRNSAEEVRNILDMAERASQRRDVFHTNFLTPPIVKEAMLAVEKLADIKAVAQGGYPQAERCRISVGHPDFMTSNPDVVAALSISGNFRLEPCSHGDFLGAILGTGITREKVGDILLQGERGAQVLVDPELVDYLISTLEKVGKVGVSCTQIPLLALEYEPPRTSSFKTVESSLRVDALASAGFKISRTKLASLISSGDVRVNWTPTTKNGVTLKSGDVVSVSGMGRLKIGEIVTTRKGKYAVELIRYL
- the LOC136452965 gene encoding uncharacterized protein isoform X1, whose product is MASASLALASPFRLLLRAPHPRRAIPVPCYFISLGRCSTAIAVSAARDSAVKGSVDRNSAEEVRNILDMAERASQRRDVFHTNFLTPPIVKEAMLAVEKLADIKAVAQGGYPQAERCRISVGHPDFMTSNPDVVAALSISGNFRLEPCSHGDFLGAILGTGITREKVGDILLQGERGAQVLVDPELVDYLISTLEKVGKVGVSCTQIPLLALEYEPPRTSSFKTVESSLRVDALASAGFKISRTKLASLISSGDVRVNWTPTTKNGVTLKSGDVVSVSGMGRLKIGEIVTTRKGKYAVELIRYL
- the LOC136452965 gene encoding uncharacterized protein isoform X3, with product MASASLALASPFRLLLRAPHPRRAIPVPCYFISLGRCSTAIAVSAARDSAVKGSVDRNSAEEVRNILDMAERASQRRDVFHTNFLTPPIVKEAMLAVEKLADIKAVAQGGYPQAERCRISVGHPDFMTRNFRLEPCSHGDFLGAILGTGITREKVGDILLQGERGAQVLVDPELVDYLISTLEKVGKVGVSCTQIPLLALEYEPPRTSSFKTVESSLRVDALASAGFKISRTKLASLISSGDVRVNWTPTTKNGVTLKSGDVVSVSGMGRLKIGEIVTTRKGKYAVELIRYL